In a genomic window of Pseudomonas putida:
- a CDS encoding SDR family oxidoreductase — protein sequence MPVALITGCSSGIGRALADAFKVAGYKVWASARKPEDVAVLAAAGFTAVQLDVNDTQALDQLSERINREHGGLDILINNAGYGAMGPLLDGGVPAMQRQFETNVFSIIGVTRALFPVLRRAKGIVVNVGSVSGVLVTPFAGAYCASKAAVHALSDALRMELAPFGVRVMEVQPGAIASSFAKNAGHEAEQLISEQSPWFPLREGIRARAKASQDNSTPASEFAAGLLKAVQQSKPPRLIRLGNGSRALPLLAGLVPKGLLESALMKRFGLRGQL from the coding sequence ATGCCCGTTGCGTTGATTACCGGTTGTTCCAGCGGCATCGGCCGCGCCCTCGCCGATGCGTTCAAGGTGGCCGGCTATAAAGTCTGGGCCAGTGCCCGCAAGCCTGAAGATGTGGCCGTGCTGGCCGCCGCCGGTTTCACGGCCGTGCAACTGGACGTCAACGACACCCAGGCGCTCGATCAGTTGAGCGAACGAATCAACCGGGAACATGGTGGCCTCGACATACTGATCAACAACGCCGGCTACGGCGCCATGGGGCCGTTGCTCGATGGCGGCGTACCGGCGATGCAGCGCCAGTTCGAAACCAATGTCTTCTCCATCATTGGGGTTACCCGCGCCCTGTTCCCGGTGTTGCGCCGGGCGAAAGGGATCGTGGTCAACGTCGGCAGCGTGTCCGGCGTGCTGGTCACACCTTTCGCCGGTGCCTACTGTGCCTCCAAGGCTGCCGTGCATGCCTTGAGCGACGCCTTGCGCATGGAACTGGCGCCGTTTGGCGTGCGGGTCATGGAAGTGCAGCCAGGCGCCATCGCCTCAAGCTTTGCGAAAAATGCCGGCCATGAAGCCGAGCAACTGATCAGTGAACAATCGCCCTGGTTCCCCCTGCGCGAAGGCATTCGTGCGCGGGCCAAGGCATCCCAGGACAACTCGACGCCCGCCAGTGAGTTCGCTGCCGGGTTGCTCAAGGCCGTGCAGCAAAGCAAGCCACCACGACTGATTCGCCTGGGCAATGGCAGCCGCGCGCTGCCGTTGCTGGCGGGGTTGGTACCCAAAGGGTTGCTGGAATCGGCGTTGATGAAGCGGTTCGGGTTGCGGGGGCAGCTCTGA
- a CDS encoding DUF4440 domain-containing protein: MTDFTDYFDEVIQAHVAIEKWLAEEQDPSELDHLLSRFSPQFSMVSPLGRVLDFDALNELFTLAGGKKLGFRIELSELRGIALHEAGATVSYREQQTDATGLHSDRRSTVVFEKVQGRILWRHLQETFC, translated from the coding sequence ATGACCGATTTCACCGACTACTTCGACGAAGTGATCCAGGCCCACGTCGCCATCGAAAAATGGCTGGCCGAGGAGCAGGATCCATCCGAACTCGATCACCTGCTAAGCCGTTTCTCGCCACAGTTTTCCATGGTCTCGCCTCTGGGCCGGGTACTGGACTTCGACGCGCTGAACGAACTGTTCACCCTGGCAGGCGGCAAGAAGCTCGGCTTTCGCATCGAACTCAGCGAGCTGCGCGGCATCGCGCTGCATGAAGCTGGCGCGACCGTCAGCTACCGCGAACAACAGACCGACGCCACCGGCCTGCATTCGGATCGCCGCTCGACCGTGGTGTTCGAGAAGGTGCAAGGCAGGATCCTTTGGCGGCATTTGCAGGAGACGTTTTGCTGA
- a CDS encoding efflux RND transporter periplasmic adaptor subunit — MKKFFSLLATLLVLALAIWIGRTLWVHYMETPWTRDGRVRADIINVAADVTGEVVNVPVRDNQLVKKGDLLMQIDPEHYRLAVKQAQSLVASRKATWEMRKVNAHRRADLDNLVISKENRDDASNIADSALADYQQAQAQLEAAELNLKRTEVRAAVDGYVTNLNVHRGDYARIGEAKMAVVDMNSFWVYGFFEETKLPHVKVGDQADMQLMSGEVLKGHVESISRGIYDRDNPESRELIADVNPTFNWVRLAQRVPVRIHIDEVPEGVLLAAGITCTVVVKPI; from the coding sequence ATGAAAAAGTTTTTCAGCCTGCTCGCCACGCTGTTGGTATTGGCCCTGGCGATTTGGATCGGTCGCACCCTCTGGGTGCACTACATGGAAACTCCGTGGACCCGTGACGGCCGTGTGCGCGCCGACATCATCAACGTCGCCGCCGACGTGACCGGCGAAGTGGTAAACGTGCCGGTGCGCGACAACCAGTTGGTGAAGAAGGGCGACCTGCTGATGCAGATCGACCCCGAGCACTATCGTCTGGCGGTAAAGCAGGCGCAGTCGCTGGTGGCCTCGCGCAAGGCCACCTGGGAGATGCGCAAGGTCAACGCCCATCGCCGCGCGGACCTGGACAACCTGGTGATCTCCAAGGAAAACCGCGACGACGCCAGCAACATCGCCGACTCGGCGCTGGCCGACTATCAACAGGCCCAGGCGCAACTGGAAGCTGCCGAACTCAACCTGAAACGCACTGAAGTTCGGGCGGCGGTGGACGGTTACGTGACCAACCTGAATGTTCATCGTGGCGACTATGCGCGTATCGGCGAGGCGAAAATGGCCGTGGTCGACATGAACTCGTTCTGGGTCTACGGCTTCTTCGAAGAAACCAAACTGCCCCATGTGAAGGTGGGCGATCAGGCCGACATGCAACTGATGAGCGGCGAAGTGCTCAAGGGCCATGTGGAAAGCATTTCCCGAGGCATCTACGACCGCGACAACCCGGAAAGCCGCGAGCTGATTGCCGACGTGAACCCGACGTTCAACTGGGTGCGCCTGGCGCAGCGAGTGCCGGTGCGGATTCACATCGATGAAGTGCCGGAAGGGGTGCTGTTGGCGGCGGGGATTACTTGCACGGTGGTGGTAAAACCGATTTAA
- a CDS encoding DUF1656 domain-containing protein, with translation MPREIAFHGVYMPTVTLMFLIAAVLAWGLDRFLSGFDLYRFFWHPALLRLSLFICLFGAMALTVYR, from the coding sequence ATGCCCCGTGAAATCGCCTTCCACGGCGTGTACATGCCGACCGTGACCCTGATGTTTCTGATCGCCGCCGTGCTGGCCTGGGGGCTGGACCGGTTCCTCTCCGGCTTCGATTTGTACCGCTTCTTCTGGCACCCGGCGCTGCTGCGCCTGAGTCTGTTTATCTGTCTGTTCGGCGCCATGGCGCTGACGGTCTACCGTTGA
- a CDS encoding FUSC family protein, whose product MTPLPAPLRWLYSLEWRRGFFDWARSDGVTWVYIFKVLIAAFLTLWLAMRLELPQPRTAMITVFIVMQPQSGQVFAKSFYRFLGTLAGSTVMVALIALFAQNTELFLGALAIWVGICTAGAARSRNFRAYGFVLAGYTAAMVGLPALAHPDGAFMAAVWRVLEISLGILCSTLVSAAILPQTSSAAMRNALYQRFGVFALFVTDGLRGRSKQEAFEAGNVRFIAEAVGLESLRSVTVFEDPHMRRRNGRLSRLNSEFMSISTRFNALHQLLERLRSNGADHVEAAIKPGLQDLAELLDGYSGRALTNADAARLVTALTAYKTGLPARVRSLRATFQASQPSDAELLDFHTAYELLYRFVDDLHSYAQTHASLADHSHEREQWDEPFTPQTNWLAAAASGIRASFILLVLGSYWVATAWPSGATMTLVAAATVGLSAATPNPKRMSFQMACGTFLGALIGFAEMFFIYPWIDGFPLLCVVLAPVFVLGAFLASRPQYAGVGVGLLIFFSIGSVPDNLTVYNPYTFINDYIAMVIGMLVCAAAGAIILPPNSRWLWRRLEQDLRGQVVYAISGKLKGLASSFESRTRDLVHQAYGFAAGQPQVQRNLLRWMFVVLEVGHAIIELRKEQATLPVHPAYAESQPWRQSIRVMGRALVRLFLQPGQSNLERALVAVDHAISRVQATDEPFAPHFDTSALRRVKSYLHFIRTSLLDPQSPLSNYAQAAKPQGLAHAP is encoded by the coding sequence ATGACGCCTTTGCCCGCCCCGCTGCGCTGGCTGTACTCCCTCGAATGGCGCCGAGGCTTCTTCGACTGGGCACGCAGCGATGGCGTGACCTGGGTCTATATCTTCAAGGTGCTGATCGCCGCCTTCCTCACGCTGTGGCTGGCCATGCGCCTGGAGTTGCCGCAGCCGCGCACGGCGATGATCACTGTATTCATCGTCATGCAGCCGCAAAGCGGCCAGGTGTTCGCCAAGAGTTTTTACCGCTTCCTCGGCACCCTGGCCGGGTCGACGGTGATGGTGGCATTGATCGCCTTGTTTGCGCAGAACACCGAGCTGTTCCTCGGCGCGCTGGCGATCTGGGTGGGTATCTGCACGGCCGGTGCGGCACGCTCTCGCAACTTCCGCGCCTACGGTTTTGTGCTGGCCGGTTACACCGCGGCGATGGTCGGCTTGCCGGCGCTGGCCCATCCCGACGGCGCGTTCATGGCGGCGGTCTGGCGGGTGCTGGAAATTTCCCTGGGCATTCTTTGCTCGACCCTGGTCAGCGCCGCGATCCTGCCGCAAACCTCCAGCGCTGCCATGCGCAATGCTTTGTACCAGCGCTTCGGTGTGTTCGCCCTGTTCGTCACCGACGGCTTGCGCGGGCGCAGCAAGCAGGAGGCATTCGAAGCCGGCAACGTGCGCTTCATCGCCGAAGCGGTGGGCCTGGAAAGCCTGCGCAGCGTCACCGTGTTCGAAGACCCGCACATGCGCCGGCGTAACGGTCGACTCAGCCGGCTGAACAGCGAGTTCATGAGCATCAGCACCCGCTTCAATGCCTTGCATCAGTTGCTCGAACGCCTGCGCAGCAATGGTGCCGACCATGTGGAAGCGGCGATCAAGCCGGGCTTGCAGGATTTGGCCGAATTGCTCGATGGCTACAGCGGTCGTGCCTTGACCAACGCCGACGCGGCGCGATTGGTTACAGCGCTTACAGCTTACAAGACAGGCTTGCCGGCGCGGGTGCGCAGCCTGCGGGCGACCTTTCAGGCGAGCCAGCCGAGCGACGCTGAACTACTGGATTTCCACACCGCCTACGAACTGCTCTATCGCTTCGTCGACGACTTGCACAGCTATGCACAGACCCACGCCTCGCTGGCCGATCACAGCCATGAACGCGAACAGTGGGATGAGCCGTTCACCCCGCAAACCAACTGGCTGGCGGCTGCCGCTTCGGGCATTCGGGCGTCGTTCATCCTGCTGGTGCTGGGCAGCTATTGGGTGGCCACCGCCTGGCCGAGCGGGGCGACCATGACACTTGTGGCCGCCGCCACCGTGGGCCTGTCCGCCGCCACGCCGAACCCCAAACGCATGTCATTTCAGATGGCCTGCGGCACCTTCCTCGGGGCGCTGATCGGTTTCGCCGAGATGTTTTTCATCTACCCGTGGATCGATGGTTTTCCGTTGCTGTGCGTGGTGCTCGCACCGGTGTTCGTGCTCGGCGCGTTCCTCGCCTCGCGGCCGCAATACGCCGGGGTCGGGGTCGGGTTGCTGATCTTCTTCAGCATCGGTTCGGTGCCGGACAACCTCACGGTCTACAACCCCTACACCTTCATCAACGACTACATCGCCATGGTGATCGGCATGCTGGTGTGCGCGGCGGCGGGGGCAATCATTCTGCCGCCCAACAGCCGCTGGTTGTGGCGCCGGCTGGAGCAGGATCTGCGTGGGCAGGTGGTGTACGCCATCAGCGGCAAGCTCAAGGGCCTGGCGTCGAGTTTTGAAAGCCGCACCCGCGACCTGGTGCATCAGGCCTACGGCTTTGCGGCAGGACAGCCGCAGGTGCAACGCAATTTGCTGCGCTGGATGTTCGTGGTGCTGGAGGTGGGGCACGCGATCATCGAACTGCGCAAGGAGCAAGCGACGCTGCCGGTGCATCCGGCCTATGCCGAATCCCAGCCCTGGCGCCAGTCGATCCGCGTGATGGGCCGTGCGCTGGTGCGGCTGTTCCTGCAACCGGGGCAAAGCAATCTGGAGCGCGCCCTGGTGGCGGTCGATCATGCGATCAGCCGCGTGCAGGCCACCGATGAGCCTTTCGCCCCGCACTTCGATACCTCGGCGCTGCGCCGGGTGAAGAGCTACCTGCACTTCATCCGCACCTCGCTGCTGGATCCGCAATCACCGCTGTCCAACTACGCCCAAGCTGCCAAGCCCCAAGGACTTGCACATGCCCCGTGA
- a CDS encoding efflux transporter outer membrane subunit, with protein MPRRISRALSPLSILALTLAISGCIGTGGIAPQGKALEANSLATDEAIQSAAQDAHWPTAQWWQAYGDPQLNRWIDLAVQGSPSLAMAAARVRQAKAMAGVAESAESLQINGESTLKRHNWPTDQFYGPGDLANSTTWDNNAALGFSYALDLWGRESNNTERAVDLAHMTVAEARQAQLELQNNIVRVYIELSLHYAQRDIVEATLKQQQQILDLAQKRLNGGIGTHFEVSQAETPLPETHRQIDALDEEIALSRNQLAALAGKGPGEGAQLQRPTLSLGAPVKLPSSLPAQLLGQRPDVVASRWQVAAQARGIDVAHAGFYPNVDLVGSLGYMATGGGALEFLTGKKLNYSVGPAISLPIFDGGRLRGELGEASAGYDMAVAKYNQTLVNALKNISDQLIRRESMDKQQAFAAESVATAQKTYDIAMIAYQRGLTDYLNVLNAQTLLFKQQQVQQQVQAARLSAHAELVTALGGGLGAGNDVPKDSQTAAPKTPVLLR; from the coding sequence GTGCCGCGTCGCATCAGCAGAGCGCTTTCGCCGCTCAGTATTCTGGCTTTAACCCTGGCAATCAGCGGCTGCATCGGAACCGGAGGTATTGCCCCGCAGGGCAAGGCGCTGGAGGCCAATTCACTGGCCACCGACGAAGCCATCCAGAGCGCAGCCCAGGATGCGCACTGGCCCACCGCGCAATGGTGGCAGGCTTATGGCGACCCGCAACTGAACCGCTGGATCGACCTCGCCGTGCAAGGCAGCCCGAGCCTGGCCATGGCCGCCGCGCGGGTGCGCCAGGCCAAGGCCATGGCCGGCGTTGCCGAATCTGCCGAATCGCTGCAGATCAACGGCGAGTCCACCCTCAAGCGCCACAACTGGCCCACGGATCAGTTCTACGGCCCCGGTGATCTGGCCAACAGCACCACCTGGGACAACAACGCGGCGCTGGGCTTCAGCTACGCCCTCGACCTCTGGGGACGCGAAAGCAACAACACCGAGCGCGCGGTGGACTTGGCCCACATGACTGTCGCCGAAGCACGCCAGGCCCAGCTCGAGTTGCAGAACAACATCGTGCGCGTCTACATCGAACTCTCGTTGCATTACGCGCAGCGCGACATTGTCGAAGCGACCCTCAAGCAGCAACAGCAAATCCTCGATCTGGCGCAAAAGCGCCTGAACGGCGGCATCGGCACCCATTTCGAAGTCAGTCAGGCCGAGACGCCACTGCCGGAAACCCATCGTCAGATCGACGCGCTGGACGAAGAAATCGCCCTGAGCCGCAACCAACTGGCCGCCCTGGCAGGCAAAGGGCCGGGGGAGGGCGCGCAATTGCAGCGGCCGACCCTGTCGCTTGGCGCGCCCGTGAAGCTGCCGTCCTCGCTGCCCGCGCAATTGCTCGGCCAACGCCCGGACGTGGTCGCCAGTCGCTGGCAAGTGGCGGCGCAGGCCCGGGGTATCGATGTGGCCCATGCCGGTTTCTATCCCAACGTCGATCTGGTGGGCAGCCTGGGCTACATGGCCACCGGCGGCGGAGCGCTGGAGTTCCTGACCGGCAAGAAACTCAACTACAGCGTGGGCCCGGCGATTTCCCTGCCGATCTTCGATGGCGGCCGCTTGCGCGGCGAGTTGGGCGAAGCCTCGGCCGGGTATGACATGGCCGTGGCCAAATACAACCAGACGCTGGTCAACGCGCTGAAGAACATCTCAGACCAGTTGATTCGTCGCGAGTCGATGGACAAGCAGCAAGCTTTCGCCGCCGAGTCGGTGGCCACGGCGCAGAAGACCTACGACATCGCGATGATCGCCTACCAGCGCGGGCTCACCGACTACCTCAACGTGCTCAATGCCCAGACCCTGTTGTTCAAGCAGCAGCAGGTGCAGCAGCAGGTGCAGGCGGCGCGGTTGAGTGCCCATGCCGAGCTGGTGACGGCGCTCGGCGGCGGGCTCGGTGCAGGTAACGACGTGCCGAAAGACAGCCAGACCGCCGCGCCGAAAACCCCGGTCCTCCTGCGTTGA
- a CDS encoding LysR family transcriptional regulator, with product MDTLQNMRAFSYVAEAGSFTAAAVQLDTTTANVSRAVSNLEAHLQTRLLNRTTRRIALTEAGKRYLLRCEQILAYVEEAEAEASDAHARPAGQLKVHTMTGIGQHFVIDAIARYRKTHPDVTFDLTLANRVPDLLDEGYDVSIVLASELPDSGFVSQRLGITYSIVCASPAYVKANGCAQKPSDLLNHNCLRLVSPVIPLEKWAFDGPDGQEMVTINSSPFLVNSADAMKTAIISGMGVGVLPLYAAIDGLRNGSLVRMMPKYRSQELNLYAIYPSRQYLDAKIKTWVEYLRGSLPELLAAHQAELAAYELSGSLAGARLAN from the coding sequence ATGGACACATTGCAAAACATGCGCGCCTTCAGTTACGTGGCCGAGGCCGGCAGCTTCACCGCCGCCGCCGTGCAACTGGACACCACCACCGCCAACGTCTCGCGCGCGGTCTCCAATCTGGAAGCCCACCTGCAAACCCGTCTGCTCAACCGAACGACCCGACGCATCGCCCTGACCGAGGCCGGCAAGCGCTATCTGCTGCGCTGCGAACAGATCCTCGCCTACGTCGAGGAAGCGGAAGCCGAGGCCAGCGACGCCCACGCGCGCCCGGCCGGGCAACTGAAAGTGCACACCATGACCGGTATCGGCCAGCACTTCGTCATCGACGCCATCGCCCGCTACCGCAAGACCCACCCGGACGTGACCTTCGACCTGACCCTGGCCAACCGCGTCCCGGACCTGCTGGACGAGGGCTACGACGTGTCCATCGTGCTCGCCAGCGAACTGCCGGACTCGGGCTTCGTCTCCCAGCGCCTGGGCATCACCTACAGCATCGTTTGTGCCTCCCCGGCCTACGTCAAAGCCAATGGCTGCGCACAGAAGCCGAGCGACCTGCTCAATCACAACTGCCTGCGCCTGGTGAGCCCGGTCATTCCTCTGGAAAAGTGGGCGTTCGACGGCCCCGATGGCCAGGAAATGGTCACCATCAACAGTTCGCCGTTTTTGGTGAACTCCGCCGATGCGATGAAAACCGCGATCATCAGCGGCATGGGCGTTGGCGTGCTGCCGCTGTACGCGGCGATCGACGGCCTGCGCAACGGCTCGCTGGTACGGATGATGCCCAAGTACCGCTCGCAGGAATTGAACCTGTACGCGATCTACCCGTCCCGGCAGTACCTGGATGCGAAGATCAAGACCTGGGTGGAATACCTGCGCGGATCGCTGCCGGAGCTTTTGGCGGCGCATCAGGCGGAGTTGGCGGCTTATGAGTTGAGCGGAAGCCTAGCGGGGGCTCGGCTGGCGAATTGA
- a CDS encoding efflux RND transporter periplasmic adaptor subunit, with amino-acid sequence MRIQHKPVLLVALLILLAALGLWYATKPAKARLAAPSAIPVRVVAVTEKDVPRYVSGIGSVLSLHSVVVRPQIDGILTKIMVKEGQLVNKGDLLATIDDRTIRANLDQARAQLGQSQAQLQVALVNLKRYKLLSVDDGVSKQTYDQQQALVNQLKATAEGNQASIDAAQVQLSYTQIRSPVTGRVGIRTVDEGNFLRMADAQGLFTVTQIDPIAVEFSLPQQMLPTLQGLINDPQRARVKAYIGADTDGETGNLLGEGHLTLIDNQINANTGTIRAKAEFDNAGQKLWPGLLVTVKIQTALDKDALVVPPTVVQRGLDQPFVYRVQGDKVETVPVEMVYQSSGQNIIKGVKPGDVLVSDGQSRLKPGSTVQVLTEPAQVVQSEAEQ; translated from the coding sequence ATGCGAATCCAGCACAAACCCGTCCTGCTCGTCGCCCTTCTGATTCTCCTGGCAGCGCTGGGCCTGTGGTATGCCACCAAGCCCGCCAAGGCCCGGCTCGCGGCACCCAGCGCCATCCCCGTGCGGGTGGTGGCGGTCACGGAAAAAGACGTCCCTCGCTACGTCAGCGGCATCGGCTCGGTGCTGTCGCTGCACAGCGTCGTGGTCCGTCCGCAGATCGACGGCATTCTGACCAAAATCATGGTCAAGGAAGGTCAGTTGGTGAACAAAGGCGACCTGCTGGCGACCATTGACGACCGCACCATCCGCGCCAACCTCGACCAGGCCCGTGCGCAACTGGGCCAGAGCCAGGCGCAGTTGCAAGTGGCGCTGGTCAACCTCAAGCGCTACAAGCTGCTGAGCGTCGACGACGGCGTATCGAAACAGACGTACGACCAGCAACAGGCGCTGGTCAATCAGCTCAAGGCCACCGCCGAAGGCAACCAGGCCTCGATTGATGCGGCTCAGGTGCAGCTTTCCTACACGCAGATTCGCTCCCCGGTGACCGGCCGCGTCGGCATTCGCACGGTGGATGAAGGCAACTTCCTGCGCATGGCTGATGCTCAGGGCCTGTTCACCGTGACCCAGATCGACCCGATCGCCGTCGAGTTCTCCCTGCCGCAACAGATGCTGCCGACCCTGCAAGGCCTGATCAACGACCCACAACGCGCCAGGGTCAAGGCCTACATCGGCGCCGACACCGACGGTGAAACCGGCAACCTGCTGGGCGAAGGCCACCTGACCCTGATCGATAACCAGATCAACGCCAACACCGGGACCATCCGCGCCAAGGCCGAATTCGACAACGCCGGGCAAAAGCTCTGGCCGGGCCTGCTGGTGACGGTAAAGATTCAGACGGCTCTGGATAAGGATGCCTTGGTCGTACCGCCCACCGTCGTACAGCGCGGCCTCGATCAGCCTTTCGTTTACCGGGTCCAGGGCGACAAGGTGGAAACAGTGCCGGTCGAGATGGTTTACCAGAGCAGCGGCCAGAACATCATCAAGGGCGTGAAACCCGGTGACGTGCTGGTCAGCGACGGCCAGTCGCGGCTCAAGCCCGGTTCCACCGTTCAGGTGCTGACCGAGCCTGCACAAGTGGTGCAATCGGAGGCCGAGCAATGA